A portion of the bacterium genome contains these proteins:
- a CDS encoding type II secretion system F family protein — protein MSTFAYKAKHGPDKTVDGEVQAENRAAAVARLERMGYSPLSIEELAGHQRGASSTRVRKIKTRDITVFTRQLGGLLRAGVPILRALTTIQQQTENATLRGVVMDISGSVRDGWTFSESLGRYPALFSDLYVNMVRSGESAGMVDEILMRLAEARESDDEIRSRVIAAIAYPALVLSVGVLSVFVILTFFLPRIMHLFEGSTVVLPWPTRVVMALSSVCSNYWGGLVALAGVSLLLLGRYFKTEAGRMALDGLLLRMPVIGAFARDTDIVRFARTLALLVKAGISVDRALALSGNTLVNGQLRAAVLAAANETVHQGATVAAGFKRRSEIPEFVTNMVAVGEESGRLDEALMEVAAFYQRELDRDLRQVTTLLEPALILLVGVVVGFIIFAMLLPIFQIGQAVR, from the coding sequence GTGTCGACCTTTGCCTACAAAGCCAAGCATGGGCCGGATAAAACCGTGGACGGCGAAGTGCAGGCTGAAAACCGGGCGGCCGCGGTCGCGCGGTTGGAGCGCATGGGTTATAGTCCGCTCTCCATTGAAGAGTTGGCCGGGCATCAACGGGGGGCGTCCTCAACACGGGTGCGAAAGATCAAAACCCGGGATATCACGGTCTTTACCCGGCAACTGGGTGGCTTGCTGCGTGCCGGTGTTCCCATCCTGCGAGCCCTCACGACCATCCAGCAGCAGACCGAAAATGCCACCTTAAGGGGGGTGGTCATGGATATTTCCGGTTCAGTCAGGGATGGATGGACCTTTTCGGAAAGTCTTGGCCGGTATCCGGCTCTATTTTCCGATTTATATGTCAATATGGTCCGGTCCGGCGAATCCGCCGGTATGGTGGATGAAATTCTGATGCGACTGGCGGAGGCGAGGGAAAGTGATGACGAGATTCGCTCGCGGGTCATCGCGGCGATCGCTTATCCAGCACTGGTGCTTTCGGTGGGGGTGTTGAGTGTATTTGTCATCCTGACTTTTTTTCTGCCGCGGATCATGCACCTGTTCGAGGGGTCGACGGTGGTGTTGCCCTGGCCAACCCGGGTCGTGATGGCCTTGAGCTCGGTCTGCTCGAATTATTGGGGTGGTCTGGTGGCCTTGGCGGGCGTGAGCCTGCTGCTGCTGGGCCGCTATTTTAAAACAGAGGCCGGGCGGATGGCTCTGGACGGGCTGCTGCTCCGGATGCCCGTGATCGGGGCGTTTGCGCGGGACACGGATATTGTCAGGTTTGCCCGGACCCTGGCGCTGCTGGTCAAGGCGGGTATTTCGGTGGACCGGGCGTTGGCGTTATCAGGCAATACGTTGGTGAATGGGCAATTGAGGGCGGCGGTGCTGGCGGCGGCCAATGAGACAGTGCATCAGGGGGCGACGGTGGCCGCCGGGTTCAAACGCCGGAGCGAAATCCCCGAATTCGTTACCAATATGGTGGCGGTGGGCGAGGAAAGCGGGCGGCTGGATGAGGCGTTGATGGAGGTGGCGGCGTTCTACCAGCGCGAGTTGGATCGCGATCTCCGGCAGGTGACCACCCTTCTGGAACCGGCCTTGATCCTGCTGGTGGGCGTGGTGGTCGGATTTATCATCTTTGCCATGCTGTTGCCGATATTCCAGATCGGCCAGGCGGTACGTTAA